The following are encoded in a window of Cryobacterium sp. CG_9.6 genomic DNA:
- the hutU gene encoding urocanate hydratase has protein sequence MTESRPVRAARGTTLTAKSWQTEGPLRMLMNNLDPEVAEHPENLVVYGGTGKAARNWEAYDAIVRTLTTLEKDETLLVQSGKPVGVFRTHEWAPRVLIANSNLVGDWATWPEFRRLEALGLTMYGQMTAGSWIYIGTQGILQGTYETFAAVAAKRFGGTLAGTLTLTGGAGGMGGAQPLAVTMNEGVVLIVDVDESRLRRRLDHGYLDEIALDIDDAIARVLTAKTERRALSVGLVGNAATVFTELRAREVPIDIVTDQTSAHDPLAYLPEGVTVAEWHEYAAANPHEFTRRARLAMAKQVTAMVEFQDAGAEVFDYGNSIRAEAQLGGCDRAFDFPGFVPAYIRPLFAEGKGPFRWVALSGDPADIAATDKAIVDLFPDDQHLRRWIEKASTTVHFEGLPARICWLGYKERHLAGLKFNEMVASGEVSAPLVIGRDHLDSGSVASPYRETEAMKDGSDAIADWPLLNALLNTASGATWVSIHHGGGVGMGRSIHAGQVIVADGTALAAEKIERVLTNDPGTGVMRHVDAGYERAEEVARERGLRVPMWEK, from the coding sequence ATGACTGAATCCCGCCCCGTGCGCGCCGCCCGCGGAACCACCCTCACGGCCAAGAGTTGGCAGACCGAGGGCCCCCTTCGCATGCTTATGAACAACCTCGACCCCGAGGTGGCCGAACACCCCGAGAACCTCGTGGTGTACGGCGGCACCGGCAAGGCGGCACGCAACTGGGAGGCCTATGACGCCATTGTGCGCACCCTCACGACGCTCGAAAAAGATGAGACCCTGCTGGTGCAATCCGGAAAGCCGGTGGGGGTTTTTCGCACCCATGAGTGGGCGCCCCGAGTACTCATTGCCAACTCCAACCTGGTGGGTGACTGGGCAACCTGGCCCGAATTTCGGCGCCTGGAGGCACTGGGCCTCACGATGTATGGCCAGATGACCGCCGGGTCGTGGATTTACATTGGTACGCAGGGCATCCTGCAGGGCACTTATGAGACGTTTGCCGCGGTCGCCGCCAAACGCTTCGGTGGCACGCTGGCCGGAACCCTGACGCTCACGGGTGGTGCCGGGGGAATGGGCGGTGCCCAGCCGCTCGCCGTCACGATGAACGAGGGTGTGGTGCTCATCGTTGACGTGGATGAATCTCGGCTGCGGCGGCGCCTCGACCACGGCTATCTGGACGAAATCGCTCTCGACATCGATGACGCCATCGCTCGGGTGCTCACCGCCAAGACCGAGCGCCGTGCACTCTCGGTGGGTCTCGTGGGCAACGCCGCCACCGTGTTCACCGAGCTGCGCGCGCGCGAGGTGCCGATTGACATCGTCACCGACCAAACAAGCGCCCACGACCCGCTCGCCTACCTGCCTGAGGGGGTCACCGTGGCGGAGTGGCATGAGTACGCCGCCGCGAACCCGCATGAATTCACCCGTCGCGCTCGGCTGGCCATGGCCAAGCAGGTGACGGCAATGGTGGAATTTCAGGATGCCGGTGCCGAGGTCTTCGACTATGGAAACTCCATTCGCGCCGAGGCGCAGCTCGGAGGCTGCGACCGCGCCTTCGATTTTCCCGGATTCGTTCCGGCCTATATTCGCCCGCTGTTCGCGGAGGGGAAGGGCCCGTTCCGCTGGGTGGCACTGTCGGGGGACCCGGCCGATATCGCCGCCACCGACAAAGCCATTGTCGACCTGTTTCCCGACGACCAACATCTGCGTCGCTGGATCGAGAAGGCGAGCACCACCGTTCACTTCGAGGGCCTGCCCGCACGCATCTGCTGGCTCGGTTATAAGGAACGACACCTGGCGGGTCTGAAATTCAACGAGATGGTGGCGTCCGGTGAGGTGAGTGCCCCGCTGGTGATTGGGCGAGACCACCTGGACTCGGGTTCCGTCGCCTCGCCGTACCGCGAGACGGAAGCGATGAAGGACGGCTCGGATGCCATTGCCGACTGGCCCCTGCTCAATGCTCTACTCAACACGGCTTCGGGTGCCACGTGGGTCTCCATTCACCACGGTGGCGGTGTGGGCATGGGGCGCAGCATTCACGCCGGTCAGGTGATCGTGGCCGACGGCACCGCGCTGGCCGCCGAAAAGATTGAGCGGGTGCTCACGAACGATCCGGGCACGGGCGTGATGCGCCACGTCGATGCCGGTTACGAACGTGCGGAAGAGGTGGCGAGGGAGCGCGGTCTTCGCGTACCCATGTGGGAGAAGTAG
- the hutI gene encoding imidazolonepropionase, with protein sequence MARLGIRRDAAVVLAEGRVAWVGAAADAPACDTVTDAAGACVIPGLVDSHTHLVFGGERGTEFEARMSGEKYSAGGIRSTVAATRAASEESLRERTRALLAEMLAQGTTTVEIKSGYGLSVEHEARLVRLAAEFTSEVTFLGAHVVPADFTGREEDYVDLVVGEMLSACSPAARWIDVFSETGAFTVAQSRRILQAGAALGLGLRVHASQLAPGGGVALAVELDAASIDHATFLTDADVALLAGSRTVATLLPGAEFSTRQPYPSARRLLDAGVTVALATDCNPGSSFTSSMPFCMAVAVREMGMTPAEALYAATAGGAAALRRTDIGRLAVGARADVVQLTADSYVYLTYRPGVPLVRRVWKAGIR encoded by the coding sequence ATGGCGCGACTGGGTATTCGTCGAGATGCCGCCGTGGTGCTCGCCGAGGGTCGGGTGGCCTGGGTGGGTGCGGCAGCGGATGCCCCCGCCTGCGACACCGTTACCGATGCGGCTGGGGCGTGTGTCATTCCCGGCCTTGTCGACAGTCACACTCACCTGGTCTTTGGCGGCGAGCGTGGGACGGAGTTCGAGGCGCGGATGTCGGGCGAGAAATATTCAGCTGGCGGTATCCGAAGCACGGTGGCTGCCACCCGCGCCGCTTCGGAGGAGTCGTTGCGGGAGCGCACACGCGCGCTGCTGGCCGAAATGCTCGCTCAGGGCACCACGACGGTGGAGATCAAGAGCGGCTACGGGCTCTCGGTCGAGCATGAGGCGCGCCTGGTGCGTCTCGCAGCCGAGTTCACCTCCGAGGTCACCTTTCTTGGTGCCCACGTTGTCCCGGCAGACTTCACCGGTCGGGAGGAGGATTACGTTGACCTGGTCGTGGGTGAGATGCTGAGTGCCTGTTCACCGGCCGCACGCTGGATTGATGTGTTCTCCGAGACCGGTGCCTTCACGGTGGCTCAGAGCCGGCGCATTCTGCAGGCTGGTGCGGCGCTCGGACTGGGGCTGCGCGTGCATGCCAGTCAGCTCGCACCCGGCGGCGGAGTAGCGCTGGCCGTTGAGCTTGACGCCGCGAGCATTGACCACGCTACCTTTCTGACCGATGCCGATGTGGCCCTGTTGGCGGGGTCGCGTACGGTAGCGACGCTGCTCCCCGGCGCGGAGTTCTCGACTCGGCAGCCCTACCCCTCCGCGCGTCGACTTCTCGATGCGGGGGTGACCGTGGCTCTGGCCACTGATTGCAATCCGGGATCGTCGTTCACCTCGTCCATGCCGTTCTGCATGGCCGTCGCCGTGCGGGAGATGGGAATGACCCCGGCAGAGGCACTCTACGCCGCGACGGCTGGCGGGGCCGCCGCTCTGCGGCGCACGGACATTGGCCGCCTTGCGGTGGGTGCGCGGGCCGATGTTGTGCAGCTGACGGCCGATTCCTACGTGTACCTCACCTACCGGCCAGGTGTTCCGCTCGTGCGTCGCGTCTGGAAGGCCGGCATCCGCTAA
- a CDS encoding ROK family protein, whose translation MPNVESVSRVQPLALGPGAAVLAFDTRNTSTKAALFDVQGQMLGFSRTPTPVSTANAPETLLLHIEDLTTQFARDFPQVAPAAAGLIAPGVVDDEEGIAILSANLRWANVPYKRLTEGRLHLPSSFSNTARAIGEAEFRLGAARPFSNVVVIRFGSRITASLFINGKAHAGGGFAGGIGHSIVDLKGEKCVCGSRGCLDTVASAAAIVRRYGALTGEVLPGAEAVLARARSGDAAADVVWNDALDAFALAISQMAAVIAPEAIVIAGGLSRAGDELFVPLRRRLDALLSFHRRPVVVPAILGPNSALLGAALRARATLAP comes from the coding sequence GTGCCAAACGTAGAAAGCGTGTCCCGTGTGCAGCCATTGGCACTCGGCCCCGGTGCCGCCGTGCTGGCCTTCGACACCCGCAACACCAGCACCAAAGCCGCTTTGTTCGACGTTCAGGGCCAGATGCTCGGCTTCAGCCGCACCCCCACACCGGTGAGCACCGCCAACGCTCCGGAGACACTACTGCTGCACATCGAAGACCTGACCACCCAGTTTGCCCGGGATTTTCCGCAGGTGGCTCCCGCGGCTGCCGGCCTGATCGCCCCCGGTGTGGTGGACGACGAGGAGGGCATCGCCATTCTGTCGGCGAACCTGCGCTGGGCGAACGTGCCCTACAAGAGACTGACCGAAGGTCGGTTACACCTGCCGAGTTCCTTCTCCAATACAGCACGAGCGATCGGCGAGGCCGAGTTTCGACTGGGCGCGGCCAGACCCTTTAGCAACGTCGTGGTCATTCGCTTCGGAAGCAGGATTACGGCGAGCCTGTTCATCAATGGAAAAGCCCACGCCGGCGGTGGTTTTGCCGGCGGGATTGGTCATTCCATTGTGGATCTGAAGGGAGAAAAGTGCGTCTGCGGTTCTCGTGGGTGCCTCGACACGGTCGCCTCCGCGGCGGCAATAGTGCGCCGTTACGGCGCCCTCACCGGCGAGGTTCTGCCCGGCGCCGAAGCCGTACTGGCACGGGCGCGCAGTGGTGACGCGGCCGCAGATGTGGTCTGGAACGATGCTCTCGATGCGTTCGCCCTCGCGATCTCGCAAATGGCCGCCGTTATCGCGCCCGAGGCGATTGTCATCGCCGGCGGTCTGTCTCGGGCCGGTGACGAGCTATTCGTTCCGCTGCGGCGCCGGCTCGACGCCCTACTGAGTTTTCACCGGCGCCCCGTCGTCGTTCCCGCTATCCTCGGCCCCAACTCTGCTCTGCTCGGCGCAGCCCTCCGCGCTCGAGCGACTCTGGCCCCCTAG
- a CDS encoding HAD-IIB family hydrolase, whose product MTALPRLVAFDLDDTLAASKSPLDPRMAALLVRLLDVAVVCVISGGNFPQFRMQLVDNLENVSDAALAGLHLLPTCGTQYYRHHDGAWAQIYAENLSDDEKTRALAAVETSARDLGYWETQTWGPILEDRGSQITFSALGQAAPVASKVHWDPSGEKKNALRERVQSLLPDLEVRSGGSTSVDITRRGIDKAYGMKRLAELTNIALDDMLFIGDRLDENGNDYPVKVLGVECVAVDGWEDTAAYLDTLIPTLAARP is encoded by the coding sequence ATGACTGCACTGCCTCGCTTGGTTGCCTTTGACCTCGATGACACGCTCGCCGCCTCGAAGTCGCCGCTCGACCCGCGCATGGCCGCGCTTCTGGTTCGCCTTCTCGATGTTGCCGTGGTGTGCGTCATCTCGGGGGGCAATTTCCCCCAATTCCGAATGCAGCTCGTGGACAATCTCGAGAACGTGTCTGATGCGGCACTCGCGGGTCTGCACCTGCTGCCCACCTGCGGAACGCAGTATTACCGTCACCACGACGGCGCCTGGGCCCAGATCTATGCGGAGAACCTGAGCGACGACGAGAAGACTCGGGCACTCGCTGCCGTCGAGACGAGCGCACGCGATCTGGGCTACTGGGAGACGCAGACCTGGGGTCCCATCCTCGAAGATCGCGGTTCGCAGATCACCTTCTCGGCACTGGGCCAGGCCGCGCCCGTGGCCAGCAAGGTTCACTGGGATCCATCCGGTGAGAAGAAGAATGCCCTGCGTGAAAGGGTGCAGTCCTTGCTACCCGACCTTGAAGTGCGCTCCGGAGGCTCGACATCCGTTGATATCACTCGACGCGGCATCGATAAGGCCTATGGCATGAAGCGCCTCGCCGAACTCACCAATATTGCGCTTGACGACATGCTCTTCATTGGCGACCGGCTCGACGAAAACGGAAACGACTACCCGGTGAAAGTCCTGGGCGTGGAGTGCGTGGCTGTCGACGGTTGGGAAGACACGGCCGCTTACCTCGACACGCTAATTCCCACGCTCGCCGCGCGCCCCTAG
- a CDS encoding VanZ family protein has product MNQIRLRRNAALQRVAIVLSVVYLTALALIAFWPTPVDQGAHTYLMSLLGWLQRHGAPTWLGYGFVEFAANIALFVPVGLLGVILLRARRWWLAIFAGFFASCCIELGQLMFLPERFATVRDVVANTGGTIIGTMLALIVLGLVHVLPSTDERPPTARRMSTRADKSGVLDGRS; this is encoded by the coding sequence ATGAACCAGATCCGTTTACGACGAAACGCCGCTCTGCAGCGTGTCGCGATCGTGCTGAGCGTGGTCTACCTCACCGCTCTCGCGCTCATCGCATTCTGGCCCACCCCTGTGGATCAAGGTGCTCACACGTACCTGATGTCTTTGCTCGGCTGGCTGCAACGCCATGGTGCGCCCACCTGGCTCGGCTATGGGTTCGTGGAGTTCGCGGCCAACATCGCTCTCTTTGTGCCCGTCGGACTTCTTGGTGTGATTCTTCTCAGAGCCCGGCGTTGGTGGCTCGCCATTTTCGCCGGATTCTTCGCCAGCTGCTGCATCGAACTCGGCCAGCTCATGTTTCTACCCGAGCGTTTCGCTACCGTTCGCGATGTCGTGGCCAACACGGGTGGCACCATTATCGGCACGATGCTGGCACTGATCGTGTTGGGTCTCGTGCATGTGCTGCCATCCACCGACGAGCGACCGCCCACCGCACGCCGGATGAGCACGCGCGCCGACAAGTCCGGCGTTCTTGACGGGCGTTCCTAG
- a CDS encoding MFS transporter — translation MSKIDPNLAATPVVSRRAWQALIVLLAGMFMALLDTTIVNVALPTIRTSLDASEATLSWIISGYALAFGLALIPAGRIGDRVGHKWVFFTGLALFTAASLACGLAQNDLQLIIARVAQGLAGGIFVPAVTAVIQLMFPPRARGKAFAIMGSVIGVSTALGPIVGGLIIQAFGDENGWRLVFWVNLPIGIVALVAAARLLPSRAEAAVAGGGTPGAAAPARVALDWVGLLLVSSGLVALLVPLIEGQDQGWPWWTFASLAGSVVLIVLFGVWEVAYTRRGFTPIVPPRLFSHPAFSGGVILALVYFAAFTSIFFTISILWQAGLGHTALESGLVSIPFAIGSIIGASQSNRLSELLGRTVLIIGVALVTVGLIWIWLVLLLTPVGDLTNWHLLTPLLIAGLGSGFFIAPNVQFIVATVDPTEAGAASAVVGVMQRVGSAVGIAVIGSVLFASLTVTAPGPDGVAAAFTASATNAMAVSAAFSVVALILVFALPKRVTPWY, via the coding sequence ATGTCAAAAATTGATCCGAATCTCGCCGCCACTCCGGTTGTTTCGCGGCGCGCCTGGCAAGCCCTCATCGTTCTCCTCGCGGGAATGTTTATGGCCCTGCTGGACACCACAATTGTCAACGTTGCCCTCCCCACAATTCGCACCAGCCTCGACGCCTCCGAGGCGACGCTCTCCTGGATTATTTCCGGGTACGCCCTCGCTTTCGGTCTCGCGCTCATTCCGGCTGGACGCATCGGCGATCGTGTCGGACATAAGTGGGTGTTCTTCACCGGACTAGCCCTCTTCACTGCGGCGAGCCTGGCGTGTGGCCTCGCACAGAATGACCTTCAGCTCATCATTGCGCGGGTGGCACAGGGCCTCGCTGGTGGAATTTTTGTGCCTGCCGTCACCGCGGTGATTCAGTTGATGTTCCCGCCGCGGGCGCGTGGCAAGGCCTTCGCCATCATGGGTTCCGTTATTGGAGTGTCCACCGCTCTCGGACCGATCGTCGGTGGCCTGATCATCCAGGCCTTCGGAGACGAGAATGGCTGGCGACTCGTCTTTTGGGTGAACCTTCCCATCGGGATTGTGGCACTCGTCGCTGCCGCCCGGTTGCTGCCCTCGCGCGCCGAGGCAGCCGTTGCCGGCGGCGGTACACCCGGCGCCGCAGCACCGGCTCGCGTGGCCCTGGACTGGGTGGGTCTACTGCTCGTCTCATCCGGTCTCGTTGCCCTGTTGGTTCCGCTGATTGAGGGTCAGGATCAGGGCTGGCCCTGGTGGACCTTTGCGTCGCTCGCCGGTTCCGTAGTGCTCATTGTGCTCTTCGGTGTGTGGGAAGTGGCATATACCCGGCGCGGGTTCACCCCCATCGTTCCGCCGCGTCTGTTCAGCCACCCGGCCTTCAGCGGTGGTGTCATTTTGGCGCTCGTGTATTTCGCGGCCTTCACGAGTATTTTCTTCACCATCTCGATTCTGTGGCAGGCGGGCCTCGGCCACACCGCCCTGGAGTCAGGTCTCGTCTCGATCCCGTTCGCCATCGGCAGCATTATCGGCGCATCACAGAGCAACCGGCTTTCCGAACTTCTGGGTCGCACCGTTCTGATAATCGGTGTCGCCCTCGTGACCGTGGGACTCATCTGGATCTGGCTGGTTCTGCTCCTCACACCGGTGGGAGACCTCACTAACTGGCACCTCCTGACGCCCCTCCTGATCGCGGGTCTCGGCAGCGGCTTCTTCATCGCCCCGAACGTGCAGTTCATCGTGGCCACCGTGGACCCGACCGAGGCGGGGGCGGCCAGCGCCGTCGTGGGTGTGATGCAGCGTGTGGGAAGCGCGGTCGGAATCGCCGTCATCGGCAGCGTGCTGTTCGCGAGCCTCACCGTGACCGCACCCGGGCCCGACGGCGTAGCCGCCGCCTTCACCGCGAGCGCCACGAACGCGATGGCGGTCAGCGCAGCCTTCAGCGTGGTGGCTCTGATTCTGGTGTTCGCCCTCCCGAAGCGGGTGACTCCCTGGTACTAG
- a CDS encoding metallophosphoesterase, giving the protein MTRVSPADVLDLLNLQDAVRDAQAAASRPGGGGRVVAAASVLVAATGLAAFAWGALVERKRFTLREVTVPVLPPGALPIRVLHISDLHMAPWQQDKQEWIRALAELKPDLVVNTGDNLGHAEGIDGVAFALAPFQGVPGVFVNGSNDYVGPQAKNPLRYFAGPSKTRATGEPSSALDTDKLRNVFAELGWTDINNAAEALDVRGTHVEFFGVDDPHIGRDRLDLITRAIDDLRANDPLSDERWPDPETATEPRPTVTIGVTHAPYQRVLNSLVNHGAQLILAGHTHGGQVCVPGFGALVTNCDIPRRQVKGLSLWNLGLRTAFLNVSAGLGTSIYAPVRFACRPEATLLTLTAA; this is encoded by the coding sequence ATGACCCGGGTCAGCCCCGCAGACGTCCTTGACCTCCTGAACCTGCAGGACGCTGTGCGTGATGCGCAGGCGGCCGCCTCCCGGCCAGGAGGCGGCGGCCGGGTCGTGGCGGCGGCATCCGTTCTGGTGGCCGCCACTGGGCTTGCCGCCTTTGCTTGGGGTGCCCTCGTGGAACGCAAGCGCTTCACCCTTCGTGAGGTGACCGTTCCAGTGCTGCCACCAGGTGCTCTGCCCATTCGGGTACTGCATATCTCCGACCTGCACATGGCCCCGTGGCAACAGGATAAGCAGGAGTGGATCCGCGCTCTGGCTGAGCTGAAGCCGGATCTTGTGGTGAACACGGGTGACAACTTGGGGCACGCGGAGGGAATTGATGGGGTGGCATTCGCCCTCGCTCCTTTTCAGGGCGTTCCCGGCGTCTTCGTGAACGGCTCCAATGACTACGTGGGGCCGCAGGCGAAGAATCCCCTGCGTTATTTCGCCGGCCCGTCCAAGACCCGAGCAACAGGCGAGCCGAGCAGTGCTCTGGACACCGACAAGCTGCGCAACGTGTTCGCCGAGCTGGGCTGGACCGACATCAACAATGCGGCCGAGGCGCTCGATGTACGCGGAACGCACGTGGAGTTTTTCGGAGTCGACGACCCGCACATTGGACGCGACCGTCTGGACCTGATCACACGGGCGATCGACGATTTGCGTGCGAATGATCCGCTCTCCGATGAGCGCTGGCCGGATCCGGAGACGGCCACCGAACCTCGCCCGACCGTGACCATCGGCGTGACCCACGCGCCTTACCAGCGCGTTTTAAACTCTCTGGTGAACCACGGCGCCCAGCTCATCCTGGCCGGCCACACACACGGCGGTCAGGTGTGCGTTCCCGGCTTCGGGGCGCTCGTGACCAACTGCGACATTCCGCGCCGGCAGGTGAAGGGGCTGAGCCTCTGGAATCTGGGGTTGCGCACCGCCTTCCTGAACGTGTCGGCGGGACTCGGCACCTCGATCTACGCTCCGGTACGGTTCGCGTGCCGCCCGGAAGCGACTCTGCTGACCCTGACCGCGGCCTGA
- a CDS encoding transglycosylase domain-containing protein translates to MSAKKTTMSGALAGFLALIGMSVVAGVLVTVSVTPALALSGMAATNTINVFENMPAYLSIDQLAQKSNIYAKQADGTPVLLASFYEQNRVEVSSDAISQFAKDAAVTGEDPRYFEHGGIDLQGTVSGAVTTFAGGATRGGSSITQQYVKNVLVQKCEAMNDAEKRQSCYNDATEVSIDRKLKEMRLAIGVDKNYSKEDILRQYLNITGFGGTVYGIESAANYYYNTTAANLTLPQAASLVAIVNNPVKYQLDRPDSETNGAANGYADNKVRRDYILGEMLEYKKISQEDHDAAVASPIEPTITSSSTGCQTAGANAFFCDYVTHVLKTDPTFGEDEDARLANFRRGGYSVYTTLDLDLQNAAVATLDQNVPKSMANWDVGGVVSSVGVGTGKVLAMAQNKDYTQDPNQTGANFTGINYNTDYTAGGSGGFQPGSTYKVFTLAEWLKEGHTLNERADTARRSDWGTFQDSCDGPQSFPGFSPRNDANESGRNYSALQSTIGSINTGFIGMAKELDLCGIRSTAEAFDVHRANGKVLEKGAGSVLGTNEIAPLTMAVAFAGIANNGSTCTPIAIESMVAADGTDMPVPQSVCTQSVEPEVAAGMTYAMSRVMTSGTAQQSYGSTSPRVPMIGKTGTTDDAKDTWMSGSSSKVATVVGVVNVSGTYKNQRKIRFESGSASTARHRMWPDVMSVANAKYGGDAFMEASNAVLQAVQVNVPDLRGKSMAEAQATLVAAGFEFADGGVIDSALPAGTVASTDPAGGTNADRGSTVTVSSSNGSQSAIPDTVGKTEAEARSLLTGAGFTVTKTEQTGAEAKQDGRVISMTPAAGTDAAPGSAVTIVVGTKTPAEGAAPPGQDSNG, encoded by the coding sequence ATGTCTGCCAAAAAAACCACGATGAGCGGAGCCCTTGCGGGGTTCCTGGCCTTGATCGGTATGAGCGTTGTCGCCGGGGTCCTCGTGACCGTCAGCGTCACTCCCGCCCTGGCCCTCTCGGGTATGGCCGCCACCAACACCATTAACGTGTTTGAGAACATGCCGGCGTACCTGTCCATTGATCAGCTGGCCCAGAAGAGCAATATTTACGCCAAGCAGGCCGATGGAACGCCCGTGCTTCTCGCCTCGTTCTATGAACAGAACCGCGTGGAGGTGTCGTCCGACGCGATCAGTCAGTTCGCGAAGGACGCTGCCGTGACCGGTGAAGATCCCCGGTACTTCGAACACGGCGGAATTGACCTGCAGGGCACCGTCAGCGGCGCCGTGACCACGTTTGCGGGCGGCGCGACGCGCGGTGGGTCATCCATCACGCAGCAGTACGTGAAAAACGTGCTCGTGCAAAAATGTGAGGCCATGAACGACGCCGAGAAGCGGCAGTCGTGCTACAACGACGCCACCGAGGTGTCCATCGACCGCAAGCTCAAAGAGATGCGCTTGGCCATTGGCGTGGATAAGAATTACTCCAAGGAAGACATCCTTCGCCAGTACCTGAACATCACCGGTTTCGGTGGGACGGTGTACGGCATCGAATCTGCTGCCAACTATTACTACAACACCACCGCGGCGAACCTCACCCTTCCGCAGGCCGCCAGCCTCGTGGCGATCGTGAACAACCCGGTGAAGTACCAGCTCGACAGGCCCGACAGTGAAACCAACGGCGCAGCCAACGGCTACGCCGATAACAAGGTGCGTCGCGATTACATTCTGGGCGAGATGCTCGAGTATAAGAAGATCAGCCAAGAGGACCACGACGCCGCGGTTGCCTCTCCGATCGAACCCACCATCACGTCATCGTCGACCGGGTGCCAGACCGCCGGTGCCAATGCGTTTTTCTGCGACTACGTCACGCACGTACTGAAGACCGACCCCACCTTTGGTGAGGACGAAGATGCCCGTTTGGCGAACTTCCGTCGCGGTGGTTACAGCGTCTACACGACCCTCGACCTCGACCTGCAGAACGCTGCCGTCGCCACCCTCGACCAGAACGTTCCCAAGTCCATGGCCAACTGGGATGTGGGCGGTGTTGTGTCTAGCGTGGGCGTGGGAACCGGCAAGGTTCTCGCGATGGCGCAGAACAAGGACTACACGCAGGACCCGAACCAGACCGGCGCCAACTTCACCGGCATTAACTACAACACGGACTATACCGCGGGTGGGTCCGGCGGATTCCAGCCCGGGTCCACCTACAAGGTCTTCACTCTGGCCGAGTGGCTCAAGGAAGGTCATACGCTGAACGAGCGTGCCGACACGGCGCGACGATCCGACTGGGGTACGTTCCAGGACAGCTGCGATGGGCCACAGTCCTTCCCCGGCTTCAGTCCGCGTAACGATGCGAATGAGTCGGGCCGCAATTACAGCGCCCTGCAGTCCACGATCGGTTCCATCAACACCGGCTTCATTGGCATGGCCAAGGAGCTCGACCTCTGCGGTATTCGCAGCACGGCCGAAGCCTTTGACGTGCACCGCGCCAACGGCAAAGTGCTGGAAAAGGGTGCCGGGTCTGTTCTGGGTACCAACGAGATTGCGCCGCTCACCATGGCCGTAGCCTTTGCCGGCATCGCCAACAACGGTTCCACGTGCACGCCAATCGCCATCGAGTCCATGGTTGCCGCCGATGGTACCGACATGCCGGTACCGCAATCCGTCTGCACCCAGTCGGTGGAACCCGAGGTCGCTGCCGGTATGACCTATGCCATGAGCCGCGTTATGACCAGTGGAACCGCGCAGCAGTCCTACGGGTCTACCTCACCGCGTGTTCCCATGATCGGCAAAACCGGGACCACTGACGACGCCAAGGACACCTGGATGAGCGGCTCCAGCAGCAAGGTTGCCACCGTCGTGGGTGTTGTGAATGTGAGTGGTACCTACAAGAACCAGCGCAAGATACGGTTCGAGAGTGGGTCGGCTTCCACCGCACGGCACCGCATGTGGCCAGACGTCATGTCAGTCGCTAACGCCAAGTATGGCGGCGATGCCTTCATGGAGGCCTCGAACGCCGTACTTCAGGCCGTTCAGGTAAACGTGCCCGATCTGCGCGGCAAGTCCATGGCTGAGGCTCAGGCCACACTTGTGGCAGCTGGCTTCGAATTCGCCGACGGTGGAGTCATCGACTCCGCGCTGCCCGCAGGAACCGTGGCCAGCACCGACCCGGCCGGTGGAACCAACGCGGACCGCGGTTCCACGGTCACCGTGTCGTCAAGCAACGGAAGCCAAAGCGCGATCCCCGATACCGTGGGTAAGACCGAGGCCGAGGCGAGATCCCTGCTCACCGGGGCTGGCTTCACCGTCACCAAGACCGAGCAAACCGGGGCCGAAGCGAAACAGGACGGCAGGGTCATCTCCATGACGCCGGCTGCGGGAACGGATGCGGCCCCCGGGTCGGCCGTCACCATCGTGGTGGGGACTAAAACGCCGGCCGAAGGCGCCGCGCCTCCTGGTCAGGACTCCAACGGATGA
- a CDS encoding RidA family protein produces MTQIAARLLELGIELPPIVAPVAAYVPAMVSGSLVYTAGQLPMVAGVLPAVGKVGEGHGLVPAADAKAYARQCALNGLAAIKGAIGSLDRITQIVKVTGFVASDPSFTGQPAVINGASEVLAEIFGDRGQHARSAVGVAVLPLDAPVEIEFIVAFA; encoded by the coding sequence ATGACACAGATTGCGGCACGCCTTCTCGAGCTGGGTATCGAGCTGCCCCCCATAGTGGCGCCGGTTGCCGCGTATGTGCCGGCCATGGTTTCCGGCTCTCTCGTCTACACCGCGGGGCAGCTGCCGATGGTGGCCGGGGTGCTCCCGGCCGTAGGCAAGGTGGGTGAGGGTCACGGACTCGTCCCGGCTGCCGACGCCAAGGCGTATGCCCGCCAGTGTGCGTTGAACGGTCTCGCCGCAATCAAGGGGGCCATCGGTTCCCTGGACCGCATCACCCAGATCGTCAAGGTCACGGGTTTCGTGGCATCCGATCCGTCGTTTACCGGTCAGCCCGCAGTCATCAACGGTGCCTCTGAGGTTTTGGCCGAGATTTTCGGCGACCGCGGTCAGCACGCCCGCTCCGCCGTGGGCGTGGCCGTACTTCCGCTTGACGCTCCGGTGGAGATCGAGTTCATCGTGGCATTCGCTTAA